One Drosophila virilis strain 15010-1051.87 chromosome 5, Dvir_AGI_RSII-ME, whole genome shotgun sequence DNA window includes the following coding sequences:
- the Usp15-31 gene encoding ubiquitin carboxyl-terminal hydrolase 43 isoform X2, with protein sequence MGTKVQQNDDAAAAAPAAEAAATHSNANANATATTTTARAAEAEADAAATASATTTPTQTTTELKSQTLPTHSAAPTQVLIIPAAQASTMATNAAKKIRRAFSMPRNPFRWSRKFKTIAATAGTAADGSSVNVGSASNTAISSCVSGGRGRSGSIVSLSSYEAASDAPIGKDKPNRAATIAVTNNNNNSNGSSSSNNNNNSKRASGQQARVLRRSSFRKFLNRIAQHLSATVNVGSPENNTAQHRTTFIEIVPFYTGCWRRKEANKHGQASMGNGSANGGTERVPPIGGYQWPADQTPGVMGLKNHGNTCFMNAVLQCLSHTDILAEYFVLDQYKADLKRRNKINSRKFGTKGELTEQLANVLKALWTCRNESDHSTSFKAVVDRYGTQFRSSTQHDAQEFLFWLLDKVHEDLNTASKRRYKSIKNSYGRSDEIIAAETLANHIRCNNSFVQAVFQAQFRSSLTCPRCQKQSNTFDPFHCISVQLPQLTQVTIFVTVVFMKQQPRQLKMGLRVPAGSPIVALREQLQETGIAPDRMVLVDLSSEGFTRVFYDTQPVETLSSVENIYCIEVPEVSPAPKASLDAAPADAVEKPTAAASHSTDLLLLVANVHRTTAGAEAGEADGKDVCTRFGAPFSMKAPKDCSYQELQKRMLREMSAILKPEVFSYATPLTDMFKIRLQDPSADPDTYLEQVEHPLLTEMIDMALSVLSSEAGPTHIKLLLEWSTPETHFVQLQSDTDAIVEHESVARLSASKPNDTAALTLEQCLEHYTKAETLSAEDAWRCPHCQQYLPVVKTLGLWSLPDILVVHFKRFRQHQAKGPQAAKLTTMVKFPLTAFDMSPHLARGVRECNGGNGLGHAMEQSNKKSRSGDSRSSTLNSRTEPKDTRYDLYAVCYHQGDTLETGHYTAACKNPYDRRWYKFDDQRVSKVPEVDIEQDIINNEAYMLFYQRRSVDPAAECSGSSSNSGDHWVSRIAPPTSAAAKEKDVATTTTEAPEPVPVAAEKSTAPKAVALPIPIPIVACEIEEEPEDVAAADAKSASAHDLLNIEALAFADADPEMESAPPAELKAEPAAPLSTTSTPQPLPEPENAAVEEADAAQIFAMDEDCPDKQREAAAARETAPTSAATEPASESPTPAEPTTNGHAASSGTSSASSSASSVSSLSPRSLNTSVTAASTLQSKFNGHMTLLNGNATPQLSSSLQLSRHALHNHHCNHNWHGSRSSVSAIESVTQQQQQQQQQQQQQAAAASLSLRHSFSTSSNYKLRDCSETLSSLLRNSANTCSKDTLLFIDQQNHHHTSGLIEDDDDTYMGRSLWISPVTPHKLITVSPKN encoded by the exons ATGGGAACGAAAGTGCAACAAAACGACGACGCTGCCGCCGCAGCGCCAGCGGCAGAAGCGGCCGCCACCCAcagcaacgccaacgccaacgctacagcgacaacaacaacagcaagagcagcagaagcagaggccgatgcagcagcaacagcaagcgcaacaacaacaccaacgcaaacaacaacagagctAAAGTCACAAACGCTGCCCACACATAGCGCAGCGCCGACGCAAGTGTTAATCATTCCTGCCGCCCAGGCTTCCACGATGGCCACAAATGCCGCCAAAAAGATACGACGCGCCTTCTCCATGCCACGCAATCCGTTTCGCTGGTCGCGCAAATTCAAGACGATTGCTGCCACAGCCGGCACAGCTGCCGATGGCAGCAGCGTTAACGTcggcagcgccagcaacaCGGCGATTTCGTCCTGTGTGAGCGGCGGTCGCGgacgcagcggcagcattGTTTCGCTCAGCAGCTATGAGGCGGCCTCTGATGCGCCCATCGGCAAGGACAAGCCAAATAGGGCGGCGACCATTGCAGtcaccaataacaacaacaacagcaacggcagcagcagcagcaacaacaacaacaacagtaaacgTGCGAGCGGGCAACAAGCACGTGTGTTGCGTCGCTCTTCCTTCAGGAAATTTCTTAATCGCATCGCGCAGCATTTAAGCGCAACGGTGAATGTTGGG TCGCCCGAGAACAACACGGCGCAACATCGCACAACTTTTATAGAAATTGTGCCATTCTATACCGGATGCTGGCGACGAAAAGAG GCGAATAAACATGGCCAAGCGAGCATGGGAAATGGGAGTGCGAATGGGGGCACGGAACGTGTGCCGCCCATTGGTGGCTATCAATGGCCCGCGGATCAGACGCCCGGCGTGATGGGGCTAAAGAATCATGGCAACACCTGCTTCATGAACGCGGTGCTACAATGCCTCAGCCACACGGACATCCTAGCCGAGTACTTTGTGCTGGATCAGTACAAG GCGGATCTGAAGCGTCGCAACAAGATCAACTCGCGCAAATTTGGCACCAAGGGCGAACTAACCGAGCAGCTGGCCAATGTGCTGAAGGCCTTGTGGACCTGCCGCAACGAGAGCGATCACAGCACCAGCTTCAAGGCGGTCGTCGATCGCTATGGCACACAATTCCGGAGCTCGACGCAGCACGATGCGCAGGAGTTTCTGTTCTGGCTGTTGGACAAGGTGCACGAGGATCTGAATACCGCGAGCAAGCGGCGCTACAAGAGCATCAAG AACTCGTACGGGCGCTCGGATGAGATAATTGCCGCCGAGACCTTGGCGAATCATATACGCTGCAACAATAGCTTTGTGCAGGCCGTGTTTCAGGCACAGTTTCGCTCCTCGCTGACGTGTCCGCGCTGCCAGAAGCAGTCCAATACCTTCGATCCGTTCCACTGCATATCcgtgcagctgccgcagctcaCCCAGGTGACCATCTTTGTGACTGTGGTCTTTATGAAGCAACAGCCGCGCCAGCTCAAGATGGGCTTGCGTGTCCCGGCCGGTTCGCCCATTGTTGCGCTGCGCGAGCAGCTTCAGGAGACGGGCATTGCCCCCGACCGCATGGTGCTGGTGGATCTCAGCTCGGAGGGATTCACACGTGTTTTCTACGACACTCAGCCCGTGGAGACGCTGAGCAGCGTGGAGAACATATACTGCATTGAGGTGCCCGAAGTGAGTCCAGCCCCAAAGGCCTCCTTGGATGCAGCGCCTGCGGATGCCGTAGAAAAGCCGACGGCAGCTGCGTCACATTCCACGGATCTGCTGTTGCTCGTGGCCAATGTGCACAGGACGACGGCAGGAGCGGAAGCGGGCGAGGCTGATGGCAAGGACGTGTGCACGCGCTTTGGTGCACCCTTCAGCATGAAGGCGCCCAAGGATTGCAGCTACCAGGAGCTGCAGAAGCGCATGCTGCGCGAGATGTCCGCAATCCTCAAGCCGGAGGTATTTTCCTATGCAACGCCGTTGACGGATATGTTTAAGATACGTCTCCAGGATCCCTCCGCCGATCCGGATACGTATTTGGAGCAGGTGGAGCATCCGCTGCTCACCGAAATGATCGATATGGCGCTCTCAGTGCTCTCCTCAGAGGCGGGACCCACACACAttaagctgctgctggagtGGAGCACGCCCGAGACGCATTTCGTTCAGCTCCAATCGGATACAGATGCCATCGTGGAGCACGAGAGTGTGGCGCGCCTAAGCGCCAGCAAACCCAACGATACCGCCGCCCTGACGCTGGAGCAATGTCTGGAACATTATACCAAAGCGGAGACGCTCAGTGCGGAGGATGCCTGGCGCTGTCCGCATTGCCAGCAGTATTTGCCCGTGGTCAAGACCCTGGGCCTCTGGTCGCTGCCCGACATTTTGGTTGTGCACTTTAAGCGCTTCCGCCAGCACCAGGCCAAGGGACCGCAGGCGGCCAAACTGACCACCATGGTTAAGTTTCCGCTCACCGCATTCGACATGTCGCCGCATTTGGCCCGCGGCGTGCGCGAGTGCAACGGCGGCAACGGCCTGGGTCATGCCATGGAGCAGTCCAACAAGAAGTCACGCTCTGGCGACTCACGCTCCTCGACGTTGAATTCCCGCACGGAGCCCAAAGATACGCGCTACGATCTGTATGCCGTCTGCTATCATCAGGGCGATACGCTGGAAACGGGCCACTATACGGCAGCCTGCAAGAATCCATATGATCGCCGGTGGTACAAGTTTGACGATCAGCGCGTGAGCAAAGTGCCCGAGGTTGACATTGAGCAGGACATCATCAACAATGAGGCCTATATGCTTTTCTATCAGCGACGCAGCGTCGATCCAGCCGCCGAGTGTTCCGGCTCCAGTTCCAATTCGGGCGATCATTGGGTCTCGCGAATTGCACCGCCCACATCAGCTGCTGCCAAGGAGAAGGACGTTGCGACCACGACCACGGAAGCGCCTGAGCCAGTTCCAGTCGCAGCTGAGAAGTCAACCGCGCCTAAAGCTGTGGCTCTGCCCATTCCCATACCCATTGTTGCTTGCGAAATCGAAGAGGAGCCTGAGG ATGTTGCTGCAGCAGATGCTAAGTCCGCTTCAGCTCACGACCTGCTGAACATTGAGGCATTAGCTTTTGCAGATGCAGATCCCGAGATGGAGTCAGCTCCGCCGGCTGAGTTAAAGGCTGAGCCCGCTGCGCCTTTATCCACGACTTCAACGCCACAGCCGTTGCCTGAACCTGAAAATGCTGCCGTAGAAGAAGCTGATGCCGCGCAAATCTTTGCCATGGACGAAGACTGCCCGGACAAGCAGCGtgaggcagctgctgcacgcGAAACCGCGCCCACCTCGGCGGCCACTGAGCCAGCCAGCGAATCACCAACGCCTGCGGAGCCCACAACAAATGGCCATGCGGCCAGCTCGGGCACATCCTCAGCGTCCAGTTCAGCTTCATCGGTTAGCTCACTCTCGCCACGCTCGCTAAACACCTCCGTGACGGCGGCTAGCACGTTGCAAAGCAAATTCAATGGCCACATGACGCTGCTCAATGGCAATGCGACGCCGCAGTTGTCTTCCAGCCTGCAGCTGTCGCGGCATGCGCTGCACAACCACCACTGCAACCACAATTGGCACGGCTCACGCAGCAGCGTCTCGGCCATCGAGAGTGtcacacagcaacagcagcagcagcagcagcaacaacagcagcaggcggcagcgGCTAGCCTAAGTCTGCGGCACTCATTCTCCACCAGCTCCAATTATAAGTTGCGCGACTGCAGCGAGACGTTGTCTTCGCTGCTGCGCAACTCGGCCAACACGTGCAGCAAGGACACGCTCCTCTTCATAGATCAGCAGAACCATCATCACACGAGCGGCTTGATCGAGGACGATGACGATACGTACATGGGTCGCTCCTTGTGG ATATCGCCCGTTACGCCACATAAGTTAATTACCGTCTCTCCCAAGAATTAA
- the Usp15-31 gene encoding ubiquitin carboxyl-terminal hydrolase 43 isoform X1 codes for MGTKVQQNDDAAAAAPAAEAAATHSNANANATATTTTARAAEAEADAAATASATTTPTQTTTELKSQTLPTHSAAPTQVLIIPAAQASTMATNAAKKIRRAFSMPRNPFRWSRKFKTIAATAGTAADGSSVNVGSASNTAISSCVSGGRGRSGSIVSLSSYEAASDAPIGKDKPNRAATIAVTNNNNNSNGSSSSNNNNNSKRASGQQARVLRRSSFRKFLNRIAQHLSATVNVGSPENNTAQHRTTFIEIVPFYTGCWRRKEANKHGQASMGNGSANGGTERVPPIGGYQWPADQTPGVMGLKNHGNTCFMNAVLQCLSHTDILAEYFVLDQYKADLKRRNKINSRKFGTKGELTEQLANVLKALWTCRNESDHSTSFKAVVDRYGTQFRSSTQHDAQEFLFWLLDKVHEDLNTASKRRYKSIKNLFNTQNSYGRSDEIIAAETLANHIRCNNSFVQAVFQAQFRSSLTCPRCQKQSNTFDPFHCISVQLPQLTQVTIFVTVVFMKQQPRQLKMGLRVPAGSPIVALREQLQETGIAPDRMVLVDLSSEGFTRVFYDTQPVETLSSVENIYCIEVPEVSPAPKASLDAAPADAVEKPTAAASHSTDLLLLVANVHRTTAGAEAGEADGKDVCTRFGAPFSMKAPKDCSYQELQKRMLREMSAILKPEVFSYATPLTDMFKIRLQDPSADPDTYLEQVEHPLLTEMIDMALSVLSSEAGPTHIKLLLEWSTPETHFVQLQSDTDAIVEHESVARLSASKPNDTAALTLEQCLEHYTKAETLSAEDAWRCPHCQQYLPVVKTLGLWSLPDILVVHFKRFRQHQAKGPQAAKLTTMVKFPLTAFDMSPHLARGVRECNGGNGLGHAMEQSNKKSRSGDSRSSTLNSRTEPKDTRYDLYAVCYHQGDTLETGHYTAACKNPYDRRWYKFDDQRVSKVPEVDIEQDIINNEAYMLFYQRRSVDPAAECSGSSSNSGDHWVSRIAPPTSAAAKEKDVATTTTEAPEPVPVAAEKSTAPKAVALPIPIPIVACEIEEEPEDVAAADAKSASAHDLLNIEALAFADADPEMESAPPAELKAEPAAPLSTTSTPQPLPEPENAAVEEADAAQIFAMDEDCPDKQREAAAARETAPTSAATEPASESPTPAEPTTNGHAASSGTSSASSSASSVSSLSPRSLNTSVTAASTLQSKFNGHMTLLNGNATPQLSSSLQLSRHALHNHHCNHNWHGSRSSVSAIESVTQQQQQQQQQQQQQAAAASLSLRHSFSTSSNYKLRDCSETLSSLLRNSANTCSKDTLLFIDQQNHHHTSGLIEDDDDTYMGRSLWISPVTPHKLITVSPKN; via the exons ATGGGAACGAAAGTGCAACAAAACGACGACGCTGCCGCCGCAGCGCCAGCGGCAGAAGCGGCCGCCACCCAcagcaacgccaacgccaacgctacagcgacaacaacaacagcaagagcagcagaagcagaggccgatgcagcagcaacagcaagcgcaacaacaacaccaacgcaaacaacaacagagctAAAGTCACAAACGCTGCCCACACATAGCGCAGCGCCGACGCAAGTGTTAATCATTCCTGCCGCCCAGGCTTCCACGATGGCCACAAATGCCGCCAAAAAGATACGACGCGCCTTCTCCATGCCACGCAATCCGTTTCGCTGGTCGCGCAAATTCAAGACGATTGCTGCCACAGCCGGCACAGCTGCCGATGGCAGCAGCGTTAACGTcggcagcgccagcaacaCGGCGATTTCGTCCTGTGTGAGCGGCGGTCGCGgacgcagcggcagcattGTTTCGCTCAGCAGCTATGAGGCGGCCTCTGATGCGCCCATCGGCAAGGACAAGCCAAATAGGGCGGCGACCATTGCAGtcaccaataacaacaacaacagcaacggcagcagcagcagcaacaacaacaacaacagtaaacgTGCGAGCGGGCAACAAGCACGTGTGTTGCGTCGCTCTTCCTTCAGGAAATTTCTTAATCGCATCGCGCAGCATTTAAGCGCAACGGTGAATGTTGGG TCGCCCGAGAACAACACGGCGCAACATCGCACAACTTTTATAGAAATTGTGCCATTCTATACCGGATGCTGGCGACGAAAAGAG GCGAATAAACATGGCCAAGCGAGCATGGGAAATGGGAGTGCGAATGGGGGCACGGAACGTGTGCCGCCCATTGGTGGCTATCAATGGCCCGCGGATCAGACGCCCGGCGTGATGGGGCTAAAGAATCATGGCAACACCTGCTTCATGAACGCGGTGCTACAATGCCTCAGCCACACGGACATCCTAGCCGAGTACTTTGTGCTGGATCAGTACAAG GCGGATCTGAAGCGTCGCAACAAGATCAACTCGCGCAAATTTGGCACCAAGGGCGAACTAACCGAGCAGCTGGCCAATGTGCTGAAGGCCTTGTGGACCTGCCGCAACGAGAGCGATCACAGCACCAGCTTCAAGGCGGTCGTCGATCGCTATGGCACACAATTCCGGAGCTCGACGCAGCACGATGCGCAGGAGTTTCTGTTCTGGCTGTTGGACAAGGTGCACGAGGATCTGAATACCGCGAGCAAGCGGCGCTACAAGAGCATCAAG AATTTGTTCAACACACAGAACTCGTACGGGCGCTCGGATGAGATAATTGCCGCCGAGACCTTGGCGAATCATATACGCTGCAACAATAGCTTTGTGCAGGCCGTGTTTCAGGCACAGTTTCGCTCCTCGCTGACGTGTCCGCGCTGCCAGAAGCAGTCCAATACCTTCGATCCGTTCCACTGCATATCcgtgcagctgccgcagctcaCCCAGGTGACCATCTTTGTGACTGTGGTCTTTATGAAGCAACAGCCGCGCCAGCTCAAGATGGGCTTGCGTGTCCCGGCCGGTTCGCCCATTGTTGCGCTGCGCGAGCAGCTTCAGGAGACGGGCATTGCCCCCGACCGCATGGTGCTGGTGGATCTCAGCTCGGAGGGATTCACACGTGTTTTCTACGACACTCAGCCCGTGGAGACGCTGAGCAGCGTGGAGAACATATACTGCATTGAGGTGCCCGAAGTGAGTCCAGCCCCAAAGGCCTCCTTGGATGCAGCGCCTGCGGATGCCGTAGAAAAGCCGACGGCAGCTGCGTCACATTCCACGGATCTGCTGTTGCTCGTGGCCAATGTGCACAGGACGACGGCAGGAGCGGAAGCGGGCGAGGCTGATGGCAAGGACGTGTGCACGCGCTTTGGTGCACCCTTCAGCATGAAGGCGCCCAAGGATTGCAGCTACCAGGAGCTGCAGAAGCGCATGCTGCGCGAGATGTCCGCAATCCTCAAGCCGGAGGTATTTTCCTATGCAACGCCGTTGACGGATATGTTTAAGATACGTCTCCAGGATCCCTCCGCCGATCCGGATACGTATTTGGAGCAGGTGGAGCATCCGCTGCTCACCGAAATGATCGATATGGCGCTCTCAGTGCTCTCCTCAGAGGCGGGACCCACACACAttaagctgctgctggagtGGAGCACGCCCGAGACGCATTTCGTTCAGCTCCAATCGGATACAGATGCCATCGTGGAGCACGAGAGTGTGGCGCGCCTAAGCGCCAGCAAACCCAACGATACCGCCGCCCTGACGCTGGAGCAATGTCTGGAACATTATACCAAAGCGGAGACGCTCAGTGCGGAGGATGCCTGGCGCTGTCCGCATTGCCAGCAGTATTTGCCCGTGGTCAAGACCCTGGGCCTCTGGTCGCTGCCCGACATTTTGGTTGTGCACTTTAAGCGCTTCCGCCAGCACCAGGCCAAGGGACCGCAGGCGGCCAAACTGACCACCATGGTTAAGTTTCCGCTCACCGCATTCGACATGTCGCCGCATTTGGCCCGCGGCGTGCGCGAGTGCAACGGCGGCAACGGCCTGGGTCATGCCATGGAGCAGTCCAACAAGAAGTCACGCTCTGGCGACTCACGCTCCTCGACGTTGAATTCCCGCACGGAGCCCAAAGATACGCGCTACGATCTGTATGCCGTCTGCTATCATCAGGGCGATACGCTGGAAACGGGCCACTATACGGCAGCCTGCAAGAATCCATATGATCGCCGGTGGTACAAGTTTGACGATCAGCGCGTGAGCAAAGTGCCCGAGGTTGACATTGAGCAGGACATCATCAACAATGAGGCCTATATGCTTTTCTATCAGCGACGCAGCGTCGATCCAGCCGCCGAGTGTTCCGGCTCCAGTTCCAATTCGGGCGATCATTGGGTCTCGCGAATTGCACCGCCCACATCAGCTGCTGCCAAGGAGAAGGACGTTGCGACCACGACCACGGAAGCGCCTGAGCCAGTTCCAGTCGCAGCTGAGAAGTCAACCGCGCCTAAAGCTGTGGCTCTGCCCATTCCCATACCCATTGTTGCTTGCGAAATCGAAGAGGAGCCTGAGG ATGTTGCTGCAGCAGATGCTAAGTCCGCTTCAGCTCACGACCTGCTGAACATTGAGGCATTAGCTTTTGCAGATGCAGATCCCGAGATGGAGTCAGCTCCGCCGGCTGAGTTAAAGGCTGAGCCCGCTGCGCCTTTATCCACGACTTCAACGCCACAGCCGTTGCCTGAACCTGAAAATGCTGCCGTAGAAGAAGCTGATGCCGCGCAAATCTTTGCCATGGACGAAGACTGCCCGGACAAGCAGCGtgaggcagctgctgcacgcGAAACCGCGCCCACCTCGGCGGCCACTGAGCCAGCCAGCGAATCACCAACGCCTGCGGAGCCCACAACAAATGGCCATGCGGCCAGCTCGGGCACATCCTCAGCGTCCAGTTCAGCTTCATCGGTTAGCTCACTCTCGCCACGCTCGCTAAACACCTCCGTGACGGCGGCTAGCACGTTGCAAAGCAAATTCAATGGCCACATGACGCTGCTCAATGGCAATGCGACGCCGCAGTTGTCTTCCAGCCTGCAGCTGTCGCGGCATGCGCTGCACAACCACCACTGCAACCACAATTGGCACGGCTCACGCAGCAGCGTCTCGGCCATCGAGAGTGtcacacagcaacagcagcagcagcagcagcaacaacagcagcaggcggcagcgGCTAGCCTAAGTCTGCGGCACTCATTCTCCACCAGCTCCAATTATAAGTTGCGCGACTGCAGCGAGACGTTGTCTTCGCTGCTGCGCAACTCGGCCAACACGTGCAGCAAGGACACGCTCCTCTTCATAGATCAGCAGAACCATCATCACACGAGCGGCTTGATCGAGGACGATGACGATACGTACATGGGTCGCTCCTTGTGG ATATCGCCCGTTACGCCACATAAGTTAATTACCGTCTCTCCCAAGAATTAA